One Nicotiana tomentosiformis chromosome 4, ASM39032v3, whole genome shotgun sequence genomic window carries:
- the LOC138909766 gene encoding uncharacterized protein: MAPYMALYWRQCQSYVGWFDLGEARLLGTDLVHDSLEKVKLIQDRLCMAQSRQKCYADRKVHDVSYLEREKVLLRVSPIKGVMRFGKKGKLSPRYTGPFEVLGSIGEVAYKLALPPILWSVHPMFHVSRLRKYFGDPSHLLDFGTFRLDGDLTFYVEPVAILDRQD, from the coding sequence atggctccgtatatgGCCTTGTATTGGAGGCAGTGTCAGTCTTATGTTGGTTGGTTTGatctgggtgaggctaggctattgggtactgacttggttcatgattctttggaaaaggttaagctgattcaggatcggctttgcatggcacagtctagacagaagtgttacgccgatcggaaggttcatgatgtttcTTACCTAGAgagagagaaggtattgctcagagtttcacccataaagggtgttatgaggttcgggaagaagggaaagttgagccctcggtatactGGTCCCTTTGAGGTACTGGGAAgtattggagaggtggcttataagcttgcattgccacccataCTATGGAGTGTTCATccaatgtttcatgtttccaGGCTCCGGAAGTATTTTGGTGATCCATCTCATCTTTTGGACTTCGGCACATTTAggctagatggggatttgactttttatgtggagccggtggccattctggATCGACAAgattga